The Budorcas taxicolor isolate Tak-1 chromosome 8, Takin1.1, whole genome shotgun sequence genome includes the window CCTGTGTTCTACTTCTGGTGTTGATCTTCTTATGAAATACCTATTAGCCAACAAATTTCAACAATTTTGACACCTCAATATAAACACTTCAAAAATACCTCTAAAACACTTGTCTCAAAGACAATCTCATTTTCCTACATTGTAAATACAAACTAAAACTCCACAATAATCATCTTTAGATATTTTACTTATTACATTTCACAGTATTCAATCCCTCGTGACTATTGTAGTGATCTCTGTTCGATTCTGACACACAAGAATGTGATTCCAGTTTGATTCAGAGTGTGTGATTCCTCTTTTCACGCTGATCAAGTAAATTTATTGTGTCTCCTTTCTGATTTTCAGCGTTAAGaactaaaaaggaaagaaagaaaacaaaattttctagTATTAAGCATTTTGAGAAACCAGCCCAGGCAGGTCCCATTTGACTTAAGTGTCTAGAGAGAGGACTGTCTCCCAGGGTAACATTATAATGTGGAACTTCATTGCTCATCAAGGACAAGATAGCAAAAGAGTCCATATGTAAAGCCAACAAGGTACCATGAACTGTGAAATAGTGAAATGGTGTTCTACAAAACGGATGGTATGAAATGTACTCATAGAATTTTTGACATGATCATGACCCTCAGGCGCTGCACGAATCTGTTACTGTACCTCCAGCAGGAAGCACACTGCCTTCTAAAAGCCATTTGCAACTTAGGTTAGCTTTGGTGACTCCAAAGCTCTTCCTTTACAGAATTGATGTCGATATATGGCTTCCACCCTCTTTATCCTACGACACCCAAAGGATGTAAAAAGACACATCACAAATATAACCTAAACCCAAGATCCTCATTTACAACTACTGTACATCTTaatgattttattaaataaatgactgTCTTAAGTTCTCTAATAAAGTTGGAACTAATGCCTTTTTCTTCTAATTTCCCTGGAGAAAAGCAGTGTCTGAAACCATCTTgatgacataattttaaaatgacatttcttcaacttaaaattctttcttaaaaGAGCTGACAGAACCATTTCTCTACTTCGCTTACCTCCTCAATTTGTTTAAAAGCCTTAGCAGGTACAAGGTCAAATCCTTAGACAAACACCTGGGTGTAAAGGATGAAAGATCCCAAGGCTTCATTGCACAGTCACACATCTAACTTGTATTTGCTTAATTTTCTGACTCCTACCATGTTCATcttttgcattaaaaataattagctgAAGAGtctatgaaaataatttaaaaatgaacttaagactttaaattttagaaatccCAAGCAACTTTGCCAATTGTAATAAGTGACATGCTGGATAAAATATGAAAGATTTTTTAAGGATGCACTGCTGAATCAAACTCAACTTTCTACCAAACAATTGgccaaaacacttaaaaaattatcAGTGCTATAAGTGATAAAGACAGGGTTCCAGGTTAAAAGACACTAAAGAGATATGATGATAAATGTAGTGTATGATCCTGGATTAGATCTTGAATCAGAAAGGGGTTATTAGTTGGACAATTCAAGAAATCTGAATAATGTCTATAGGTAATAGCATTATGTGAATATTAAATGTCTTCATGTTGATAACTACTATGGTTACATAAGATGTTAACACTTGGGATACCTGGATGAAGGTTTGTGGAATTTCTTACTagttttgtttaaattatttcaaaatgaaaagtgaaaaaaaaattaataaaacactgAAATGCATTGCCTATGAACAACACTAGCAGGAAGATCAAAAATGAAGTGGAAATATTAACAACTGAAGGTAATAAGCATCAATGCCAGCTTTTGTCCTGAGGACTTCTGCTGAAGCCTGAAGACTCCAAGCTCCCCTCACAGCTTCAAAAGGCCTTAAGCATGAGGGCTCCCCTCAAGGTGGGGAGTGAAGAAAGGGATGCCCATATAAACGTGAACCCTAAAGTTTCACATCCTTGACTTAAAGGCAACAGAAAATAAACCTGCAATGAAAAGTCTCGTGTGGACTAGAGCATTCTTAACTACATGGGATGATCGTGCATGTGTATAATTCAAACTCTCATTTTTCCATGTGATCCCAAAAAACCCTAAAGGTGATAACCTACTTTATTAAAGGAGTTTTGAATTTGCAGTACCCTCCTTGAGACTGGCAGAGGCAAACAACCTTCTCTCTGTAACTCAGTCCTCAAAGACTTCCCACAGATAAAGTTCCAAGGAAAGTAGTAGCTCACAGTTAAGAAGCACAAAACACACAAGGAAATAAGGTACCATGAGGACAATCTGCAGAAACAATGAAACACTGCAAGTTTTCAGATACTACAACTAGAAGACAAGGCATATGAAATAATGTTGACAGAGAAATAAAGGATGTTTGAAAACATGAGCAAGGAATAAGGACCCATAAAGAATGGCCAAGTAAAaagtttagaaattaaaaataaaacagagcaaagaaggcataaatgaaagaaaatttttgaaTTGGAAGATATTTCTGAGGAAATTATTCTCAACACAGATCAGAGAAGCAGAAAtgcaaaatatgaaaaagaggACATGAGACACGAATAGATTGAAAAGATCTAATACACTTCTAATCTGAATTCAAGGAGGAgccaaaaaggaaagaagcatTACTCAAAGGATGTTGGCTtgaattttccagagaaagtaGACtggctagattaaaaaaaaaaaaaagctgctataCTTAGAACAATGTGGTACACTGTGAATCAAGAGAGAAACCAAtagaacaaaaatagaaaatctgaaaatcaGAACCAAGTACATATGAAAAGCCAGTGTTTGATGATAGTAGCACCCCAAATCACTGACTATGAGATGGTGATTTGAGATGTTGATTTGAGATGGTGTTGGGCCAACTGCAAACacctttggaaaaagaaaactggaccCATATCTCATGCTCATACACTTGAAAACATTTAAAGTGAGTCAAATGAATTAAGAGATGTAAGTGTAAGTTATCAAAGCAGAAGATTCTGGAAAGATGGCAGAAACAGTGGCATAGTTTTTGAACCTCTCAGAGTCCTTACATAAGGCAACtactaaatttaaaaactcaaaaactAGAGACCATTGACAGAAAAACTAGCTGAGCAGGAGTCCTGCAGACCCCAAAATACAAGCAGTCAAAAATAATCCATGtctggaaagaaaacagagggaaGCAATGCAGCCTCTGATGGACCTGAGAACAACAGAAACCCTACCAACCAACAGGTTACAGCAGAAAGCACCTGGGCCAGTGGGAGAGCTGCAGCTGGAAGGGGCAGTCTCTGCTACTCCCACAGCAGGTGACCACAGTGTGCCTATGGAAGACGAAGGAGCTGGTGGAGGCCCATGAAACACACTGGCAGCGACTCCTCTTTGGGTTCTTCTCAGGTAAAGCCCCTCACAGAGAAAAGGCACTGTGTGGAGTGAAGCAGTGGCTAAGCAGGACAAGAGACAAAGGAACCAATGGTTCAgagaaaagtggggaaaacctcACTGGCCAAAGAAGGTGGGATGATGTGAACTTCAAAAAAGATTATAAATGCAACTGAATGAAACCCATCAAAAAggtttaaaagtttatattttcaaatggtCACCTTCAAAAAGTCAAAGGAAATCCTTATTGTGAAAACTGGTCAAGAAAAAGAAGCATTTATCCTGCCTATGCTATATGAACAATACCATGACTTgtctatttacaaaatatttcaacTAACAAATGAAATAGGAATGGCTGAATTAAAATACCACCTCCAGATATCAGCTGGTGATCTGCATGAAATAGGGAGGAAAGAAGAACACACTAAACCAAACCATGAACAGAACCATGAAATACACAATCAACACTCTCCAGACTGTGGTCAAACAGCAATGGCTGGCTGGATGAAtgcatggaaggaaggaaggcagagaagACTTGTAAATTGAAACTTAAACACATATCAAATATAAGAAAATGGGCAAGACTAAACTATGGCATCCAGGGATGCCCTCTTGGGTGATAAACCCataaagaaattcaagaaaatgCTGAATGGAAAGGTGAGGACAGGTATTTCAGTACAGGGAGGGAAGGTGCTAGGTCAGGAAGGGCAACAAAGAAGGAACTTCCTGAAGCCAAGCTCTGTTTCTTGAATCAGGAAGGCAGGGTGcagttaaaaaatgtttaacttcTAACAACTCGTTTGTTTTGTGTGCTTTCCTCAATCTGATTTACTTcataaaaccagaagaaaaatctgaaagtatactgaacaacaacaacaacaaaatgcgtGAATTCAACTCTAAATGAGAAAACTGTGACTCCATATCTGTAggcaaaaaaagacataaaaatgtttaaacctTTCACATGGCAAAAAACCATAATCAAAATCAAGATAAACTGCTAGGTAGTATTGGCAACCAACATCACAGATAAAGGCCAACCACCCCagcatataaagaactcttaaaaactgagaaagaaacaCCAAGAGTTTGATGGAAAAATGAACTTTAAGGAAACCTTGAGTCTACAGTGAAActaaaacaagagagagagagtacgtgtgcctctgtgtgtgtaaaCGTATACACATTGGGGGTGAGGGAGTCCTTAAAGAATGACAGCTGATCAGTGTGCGGAATGACCATCCAGACAACGGTTTTCAATGGACAGCAAAGTCAACCATTGCACAGCATCCCCCTCTGTAAGACATGTTAGTTACACAGGGAAAGTCGACCTTTGCAGCAGAGAGACCTCATGGGTACCACCTTAACCAAGGATCAGCCTGCCATCCCATGCCTCCTGGTGTGAAGCTAGAAGAACATAActgtagctattaaaaaaaaaaaaaagttcaatcaGAATCCAATCACAAGGATGAATCCAGAATCTGAGCATCCCACAGGCCTAGACTCTTCAAAGTTCAAAATAACAGTAATACAAAATAACACAGAGTGCTACTATAAAAACTTGCCTGTGTACACATCACGGCATTTCGACTAGTGCTGTGAAATGATCATGCGGTGACCTACCATTTTGAAGGGAAATTCCTAAACTTCACTGAAGCATATCCGCACTGACCCCTGAGGGGCTGATGCTCATGTTCATGTATGCAGACTTTCTGAAAGGTCCTCGGTGTGGCCTCCTGAAACTCACCTCTCTCCACTGCCCCTACACTCCAAGACTTTGGGAGAAAACAGTCTTCTAATTAGGGATTACTTACAACATTATTGTTGGGATTCAGTACACAGTCATACCAAAAGTGAGGGGCCACAAATCAGACACGAAAGGTGACCCCCTCcgcccaaccaccaccaccactgttaaTTACCATTTCTGCTTTTGTCATTCCCTGCAAGGGCTGCCTGCTTGTCTGCTTCAGATTCTGCCTCAttctcatccatgttgtagtcaTCATCAGCTCCCAGTTTCTGCTTATTTCTCCCTGAAAAATGAGCACAGAGCCACAAAACATAGCTACATCATTTCTCTCTCAATGCCATGGGAACACCAGAGCCCGGGTGCTAGGGTTATCCCAACCCTGGTTTAACAATCAGCTCTTTCTGCTTCCTCTCAGGAAATGACAGGGACTCATGTGCTTGCTCCCAGTGCAAAGACCATGCAGGATTTCTCTACTTATGTATGCCCCACTCCAACTTCGAATCTATTTAAAATATGGCCCTAAATAAAGAGCTTCATTCCAGGCTGGAATCAGGGTAACTAGTTCACCAAACGaaattccagttttttaaagagataatcaACTCAACATTAAAGGAAGGCATCACTGTTTGGAAACAGGTTTCTGGTTAATGGAGGTATCTGCTTAAAATGGTTCACTGccctgagagaaggaaatggagtagctattGTGAGTCAAAGGGTAAAATTTTTCCATCAAACATACAGAATTAGCTCATTTATCACTGCGTTCATCCCCAGAGAGAAGAGCAACCAGAAAAGATCAGGACAGGATGCAATCAAGAGACATACTCAGAGGGTTACTGTAAACATTTCATATCTGTATAAACAAGATCTTTTGTTTAAAAAGCATGCCTGGAAAAGTCAGCTCTAGTTCTACATCCCTGCACTAACTGCCTGAAGAGGAAACAAAGCCCAGGCCTGTGTGCCATGTGGCTTTATCCTACTAATCAGACCATTATAGCTGACCTTGAATTTCACAAGGTGTGACACATAGGCCCCCGCAGTAGCTCAGGCCTTCTGGCAGCTGTTATACCCTGTGACCAACTGCTGAGTGAGCTGAAACTTGAGTGCCGCTCTGATCAGCCCCCCAgagtgtcatttttttctttttccctccccaATTATTTAACAGAAAACTTGTAAGAACATACTCTTCAGAAAATCAGGGTAACTTCTGCCAGTAAGTACTATCCCCACCTTCTATCACTTTATCAGGCTCAGCACACAGGTGTCTTCTAAGCACCCCTGGCTTAGCTAGGATTAAAATGTTTTCCGTCTTTCAGGGACCAAGATACATCCCAGAATATTCTGCTCATCTCAGTTTCCcacacttttctttaaaaaagagaagtcaaCCAGACCAGAAAGGTAAGACTCCCACGTCACTTTTCTGCAACGCTCAAACACGCATGACCCTCCATCTATCCGATCCTTCCAtctgtccttccttcctccttcggTTCACCAGGCACTGCCAGTGACATGGCAGGAGGAGATGGAGTGACAAGGAAAATGTGTGGGCTCTGCCTGCCAGGAGACCTATGTGGACTCTATGCTCAGCTCCCATCCAAGGTcttccacctggaaagccctctagGCTCCCTGTGAATATGATTTCTACAAGTTCCAAGTGCTAGGAGCGCCTGGCCGTTCTGTCTTGCCTCCTGCCTGACAATGGAACCAAACAAACAGAACGAACTACCAAATGGCACTCTGCTGGCTGGTCATCTTCATGGGTGTCCGTTCTGCACCAGGAAGGACTTGGAGGGGGCTAGTGCCTGATGCAGAGGCGTGGGCAGTCCAGGGAGCCTCTCACCCACCTTCCTCGTCGGCATCCTGCCTCTCCTCCTGTCTGTCGCGGATGACGAGCTGGTCCCGTTCAGGGCCCTCCGCCTCTTGATTCTCCTGGCTGGCCAGCAGGGCAGCTGGGACCTGTGGGATTTGGCCCAGCTCTCCAGGttctccattgccttttccaCCCACTTGTCTGTCTCCTTCCACCGCCTGTTCTTGGCCTGGCTCCTTCGGCAGTGCCAGGCTGTCCCTCTGAAGCTCCTCCTCGCTGACAACTTGAATTTCCTTGGTTTCCTCTGTGCATAGGACACAGTTTGCTGTGACCTCAccatacaaaacagaaatcctCAGACCACTCAATTCCCAGAGCCTTCCCAAGGACTGTGGATGGACGGGGTAGCTGATCATGTATGCCGTGGCCTagcagatggcatcactgactcaatggacatgagtttgagcaaactccaggagatggtgaaagacagagaagcctgttgtgtaacagtccatggggttgcaaagaattggacaaaactgagcaacttaacagcagcagacTCCAAGCCACTCTGTGCCTGGAGTATATCTTCAGAACCACAAGAAAGAGGAAATGGTGTAGAAAACAAATCCAGACCACGTCATCTGGATTGAGTGCATCCTGCAAGTGGAGGAGGCTGTATTGCCAGGCTTATCTGATCACCCTACTTGGGACCCAGAACCTGGGAGCCAGTGACAGCCACCCAGGACTCAGCCACGTCCCCTTAACTAAACAGTCCCACCACTGTCCTCAATAAAGGCACACCTAGACCTTCCTTTACCAAGCTGCCAAAGAACGAGGAAGTTTACAAGGGTGAGACGTCAGGAAGGCAGATAAAAGCCCCGTGGCCCTGAGTCCAGGTGCCCAGAGAGATAACTCACTGCCACCTGCAGCCTGACTACTGGGCTCCCCACAAGCAGTGAGCTCTGCATATTTGTATGGACTTGGGGGGCAGGAGTTGCTGCTGTGTTTTTGTTGGCACAGGGCCCTGAAGACAGCATGTCACTGGCAAGCTTCACTTACCTTTCTCACCTTGTCTCTTCAAATCGAAAGCCACCTCGGAGCTAGGGGCTGGTGTCTGGGGCTCACTGTGGCTGGGCATGTTTCCTCTTGCTTCTGGCACCTCTGCCTGGGGCGGGCCTGCCTCCTGCGGCCTGGGCTGGGGCTCACCGGGGGCTCGGGGCTGAAACAGGAACACAGGTGGTCAGGGCAGCAGCTCTGTGACCATGAACCTTCAACAACCCTGAGCAATGCAATGGACCACTGCAACCTTCTGATGAACAAGCACATGGAAACCCCGACTAATGCCATACCCTACCCTGGTCATGCCCTACCATCTGGCATAAAGCAGAGATCTGAGCCTGGGCCCATATCTCccagaaaaaaaacttttaatattgGATTAACAGATAGGCAGAAGGTCAACAAGGAAAGAGAAGGCTTGAACACGACAAACCACCCAAGCAGACATCTATAGAGACCCAACCCAACAAgagcaaaacacacacaaatgtgtattcttctcaagtgcatgtGGACTGCTCTCCAGGACAGACAGATGCTAGACCACAAAACAAACCTCAACAAACGTTAAATGACTGAACTCATACAATGTACGGTCACCAATCACAATGGAATGAAATTATAAAGCAGCAACAGAATGAAGTTGAGAAATtcacaaatatttggaaactagACAACACACTCCTAAAATAACCAGTGGGTCaaagaaatcacaaggaaaactagaaaataccttgagaaaaattaaaatgaaaacacaacacacCAAACTTCTGGAAGGCAACTAAAGCAGTGCTTAAAGGGAAATTTTCAGGCCTATCTCAAGAAAAAAGACAGATCTTAAATCAATAACCTAGTCTCCCACCTTAAGacatttgaaaaaagaagaaaaaaactaaacCTAAAGCAAGGAAGGATATAGTAAAGATTAGAACAGGAATTAATGACATacgtaaaagaaaaacaaagaaaatgaacaaaaccaaAAGTTAGTTCTTGAAAGATGAACAAATTTGACAAGCTTTAGCtagattaattaaaaataatttcaaattactAACATCAAAAAGAGGGTAACACTACCAACCCttacacaaattaaaaaattgtattataaGGAAATACCAAGAACTGTTTGCCAACAAGTTTGATAACTTAGCTAAAACAGACAAGTTCCTAGGAAGACACATACTACCAAAACTCATTCAAGAAGAACTAGAAAATCTGAGCAGATTGTAACAAGAGACTGAAGTACTAATTTACAATTTTCCCCCTAAAAAAGCCCAGTTTCAAATGGCTCCCGTGGTAAATTCTACCAAGCATTTAATACTAAATcttcccaaactcttccaaaaacagaatagaaaggaATACtccccaactcattctatgagcccAATAATGACCCTGATACCTAAGCCTGACAAGatattacaagaaaataaaactatagacCTAATGTGAACAAAGACCCccaaatcatcaacaaaataatagtaaattaAATCATGTGACACacaaaaggattatacaccatggCCAAGTAGGATTTTCCCCATCAATGCCAAGGTTTAACATCAAAAGTCAATTAATATAATACTATGTCAACAGTGTAAAGGATAAAAAACACAATCATCctagtagatgcagaaaaaacactGGCAAAATTCAACAGCTTTTCTTCATAAAAACACTCAAAAAATTATGAATAGAGGGGAGCTTCCTCAACTTGATAATGTGCATCTATGAAAAATACATAGGCATACCATGAATATATCACAGGTTCAGTGaggcaaatatcacaataaagtgagtcacaccaATTTCCTGGTATCCCAGTACATATGAAAGCTATGTTTACACTATTCTGTAGTCTATCAGGGATACAGCACCATGTTCAAAAACTGTACTACCTTAACTAAAAAATACTTTACTttctaaaaatatcaaaaattacAAGAGTAACATCAAGACCCCTGATCATAGATTcctataacaaatataataataatgaaaaagtctgaaatattttaagaattaccaAAAAGTGAcaaagagacatgaagtgagcaaatgctgttggaaaaaaatgaagccaATATATCTGCTCAACACATGGTTGCCACAATCCTTCAatatgtaaaaaacacaaacatctgtgaagcacaataaaatgcgGTATGCTTGCACAGCTAACACCAGACTTAAGAGTGAAAGAGTTAAAAGCTTTCCTCCTATGATCAAAAAGAAGACAAGGATGTCTATCCTCACCACTTACATTTAACATTATACTGGAGGTTCTAgctagggctgctgctgctaagtcacttcagtcgtgtccgactctgtgaaaccccatagacagcagcccaccaggctcccccgtccctgggattctccaggcaagaacactggagtgggttgccatttccttctccaatgcatgaaagtaaaaagtgaaagtgttgctcagtcgtgtccagcttttagcgatcccatggactgcagcctaccaggctcctccatccat containing:
- the GOLM1 gene encoding Golgi membrane protein 1; the protein is MMGLGNGRRSMKSPPLVLAALVACIIVLGFNYWIASSRSVDLQTRIVELEGRVRRAAAERGAVEMKKNEFQGELEKQREQLDKIQSSHNFQMESVNKLYQDEKAVLVNNITTGERLIRTLQDQLKALQKNYGRLQQEVLQFQKNQTNLERKFSYDLNQCISQMKEVKEQCEERIEEVTRKGNEAIPSRDLNEQKDQSQQPRAPGEPQPRPQEAGPPQAEVPEARGNMPSHSEPQTPAPSSEVAFDLKRQGEKEETKEIQVVSEEELQRDSLALPKEPGQEQAVEGDRQVGGKGNGEPGELGQIPQVPAALLASQENQEAEGPERDQLVIRDRQEERQDADEEGRNKQKLGADDDYNMDENEAESEADKQAALAGNDKSRNVLNAENQKGDTINLLDQREKRNHTL